The Caldicellulosiruptor changbaiensis genome has a segment encoding these proteins:
- a CDS encoding anthranilate synthase component II, producing the protein MILLIDNYDSFTFNIYQMIASKTQVVVFRNDKVTIDTIQKLNPAGIIISPGPGSPKDAGISSEVVKKFAGVVPILGVCLGHQVIGECFGAKVVHAKSIYHGMRSRVDLLEAGKRSPLYKGVPDRFFAGRYHSLVVEKTASLQGLEIAAVSEDGEVMSILNDELKIYGIQFHPESILTPDGEKILQNFLDLCYGQVKEDAQRSA; encoded by the coding sequence ATGATATTGTTAATAGATAACTACGATTCATTTACATTTAATATTTATCAGATGATTGCAAGCAAAACTCAGGTAGTAGTTTTTAGAAACGACAAGGTTACAATTGACACCATACAAAAACTAAACCCTGCAGGAATAATAATCTCACCTGGGCCAGGAAGCCCCAAAGATGCAGGTATTTCATCAGAGGTAGTAAAGAAGTTCGCGGGGGTAGTCCCAATATTGGGGGTATGTTTGGGACATCAGGTGATAGGCGAATGTTTTGGAGCAAAAGTTGTGCATGCAAAATCTATATACCATGGGATGAGGTCTCGAGTTGACTTATTAGAAGCAGGTAAAAGAAGTCCACTTTACAAAGGTGTGCCAGACAGGTTCTTTGCAGGCAGATACCATTCTTTGGTTGTAGAAAAGACAGCATCATTGCAGGGACTCGAAATAGCAGCAGTAAGTGAAGATGGTGAGGTTATGTCAATTTTGAATGATGAGCTAAAAATATATGGAATTCAATTTCACCCTGAATCAATATTGACACCTGATGGGGAAAAGATATTACAGAACTTTTTAGATTTGTGTTATGGGCAGGTGAAAGAAGATGCTCAAAGAAGCGCTTGA
- the trpD gene encoding anthranilate phosphoribosyltransferase, with protein sequence MLKEALEVITAKKDLDYVQVKRLLESILDGELDEIKFGAFLAALKTKGETKEEISAFVDAFYEKAQKIEYTHPKTIDTCGTGGDGKGTFNISTASAIVLSCFDLKVAKHGNRSITSNSGSADILENLGIDIQAPPQRILEGLEKLNFAFLFAPKYHPATKKVATVRKSLGIRTVFNILGPLLNPVSLNYQVVGAFDFEAQEKIASVLKGRRKRAAVIHSLDGLDEISVSQKTRVLELQGDNIKEYYIDPKEYGIEYTLDDIKGYTPQENAKIFMSILNGEVSAYYWAVVLNSAFALYIAEVANDIEEGIALCQSAIKKGDAMLKLKDLQQHYKVGA encoded by the coding sequence ATGCTCAAAGAAGCGCTTGAGGTTATAACAGCAAAAAAAGATTTGGATTATGTCCAAGTAAAAAGACTTTTGGAAAGCATACTTGATGGCGAGCTTGATGAGATAAAGTTTGGAGCTTTTTTGGCAGCACTTAAAACAAAAGGAGAGACAAAAGAAGAAATCTCTGCTTTTGTTGATGCATTTTATGAAAAGGCTCAAAAGATTGAATATACTCATCCAAAGACGATAGACACATGTGGGACTGGTGGAGATGGCAAAGGTACATTCAATATTTCAACTGCAAGTGCGATAGTTCTCAGCTGCTTTGATTTAAAGGTTGCAAAACATGGTAACAGAAGTATTACGAGCAATTCTGGTTCTGCAGATATTTTAGAAAATTTAGGCATAGATATCCAGGCACCACCCCAAAGAATTTTAGAAGGTTTGGAAAAGCTCAATTTTGCGTTTTTATTTGCTCCCAAGTACCATCCAGCAACGAAAAAAGTGGCAACTGTAAGAAAGTCACTTGGCATAAGAACAGTTTTTAACATCTTAGGTCCACTTTTGAACCCTGTAAGTTTGAACTATCAAGTTGTTGGTGCTTTTGATTTTGAAGCACAGGAAAAGATAGCTTCTGTTTTGAAAGGAAGAAGAAAAAGGGCGGCTGTTATTCACAGTCTTGATGGGCTTGATGAAATTTCGGTTTCACAGAAAACAAGAGTTTTAGAGTTGCAAGGTGATAATATCAAAGAATACTACATAGACCCAAAAGAGTATGGTATAGAGTACACACTTGATGATATTAAAGGATATACCCCGCAAGAGAATGCGAAAATTTTTATGAGTATTTTAAATGGTGAGGTTTCTGCTTATTATTGGGCAGTTGTTCTAAATTCTGCTTTTGCTCTTTATATTGCCGAGGTTGCAAATGATATTGAAGAAGGTATTGCCTTGTGCCAAAGTGCAATAAAAAAGGGTGATGCGATGTTAAAGCTTAAAGATTTGCAACAACACTATAAAGTGGGGGCTTAA
- the trpC gene encoding indole-3-glycerol phosphate synthase TrpC — MSVLEKILEVKKKEVEKCKQLVPVEKMKKLAIEKCTSTSCENKFRNIFKKENFCIIGEIKRASPSEGIISENVDVKGIAKLYESLGFFAISVLTEKNFFKGSEQDLMDVKSATSLPILRKDFIIDIWQLYQTKMIGADAALLITKALGNKQLSIFIKVLEILDIVPLVEVENEYEIEKALNSGAKLIGINNRNLDDLTIDLKKTERLLKYIPKDVAVISESGIKSREDFEYIRSLGVDGCLIGTSFMKTQNPIEIIGERI; from the coding sequence GTGAGTGTACTTGAAAAGATATTAGAGGTCAAGAAGAAAGAAGTCGAAAAGTGCAAACAATTAGTTCCAGTTGAAAAAATGAAGAAATTAGCTATTGAAAAGTGCACTTCTACATCTTGTGAGAACAAGTTCAGGAATATCTTTAAAAAAGAGAATTTTTGTATCATTGGTGAAATAAAGCGTGCATCTCCATCTGAAGGTATAATTTCTGAAAATGTTGATGTCAAAGGAATCGCAAAGCTTTACGAGAGCTTAGGGTTTTTTGCAATATCTGTGCTGACAGAAAAGAACTTTTTCAAGGGATCTGAACAGGACTTGATGGATGTCAAAAGTGCTACTTCTCTTCCTATTTTGAGGAAGGATTTCATCATCGACATATGGCAGCTGTACCAGACAAAGATGATAGGTGCAGATGCCGCTTTGCTTATCACAAAAGCCTTGGGTAATAAGCAGCTCAGCATTTTTATAAAGGTGTTAGAGATTCTTGACATTGTTCCTCTTGTTGAAGTTGAAAACGAATATGAGATTGAAAAAGCTTTAAATAGCGGGGCTAAATTGATAGGGATTAATAACAGAAATTTGGATGATTTAACAATTGACCTTAAAAAAACAGAAAGACTTTTAAAATATATTCCAAAAGATGTAGCAGTTATAAGCGAAAGTGGGATAAAATCAAGAGAAGACTTTGAGTATATCCGTTCTTTGGGTGTGGATGGCTGTCTTATAGGAACATCTTTTATGAAAACTCAAAATCCGATCGAGATAATTGGTGAGAGAATATGA
- a CDS encoding phosphoribosylanthranilate isomerase encodes MIVKFCGIRREEDVEYCNILNPTMIGLIFADSPRKVEKDTAKRLLAMKNPSIKSVGVFKNQTLSEVLSISKDLKLDFIQLHGNESIEFITYLKSQGFKIIKAVEVEKVNDIERSKIYKDIVDFILLDRPKGKEIDIVQLAKNADFDFIIAGGITPENVERYLALNPLGIDISSGIETNGFKDFNKMRAIVEKLTKIQGW; translated from the coding sequence ATGATAGTAAAGTTCTGCGGAATAAGAAGAGAAGAAGATGTTGAGTACTGCAACATCTTAAATCCCACTATGATAGGCTTGATCTTTGCCGACAGTCCAAGGAAAGTTGAAAAAGACACTGCAAAGAGATTGCTGGCTATGAAAAATCCTTCTATAAAATCAGTTGGAGTTTTCAAGAACCAAACTCTCAGCGAAGTCTTAAGTATCAGTAAAGATTTAAAACTTGACTTTATACAACTACATGGCAATGAAAGTATCGAGTTTATCACATACTTAAAAAGCCAAGGTTTCAAGATTATTAAAGCAGTCGAGGTAGAGAAGGTAAATGACATTGAAAGATCAAAAATTTATAAGGACATAGTAGACTTTATCCTTCTTGACAGACCAAAGGGAAAGGAGATAGATATAGTTCAGCTTGCAAAAAATGCCGATTTTGATTTTATCATTGCAGGGGGAATTACGCCTGAAAATGTTGAAAGGTATCTTGCCCTTAATCCTCTTGGGATTGATATCAGTTCAGGGATAGAGACGAATGGATTTAAAGATTTTAATAAAATGAGGGCTATCGTAGAAAAATTAACAAAAATACAAGGTTGGTGA
- the trpB gene encoding tryptophan synthase subunit beta: MDRYFGRFGGMYAPEVLMPALLQIEKEFERLIEDENFKSEYEFYLKNYVGRPSPLYFAKNLSKHLGVKIYLKREDLNHTGAHKINNCIGQALLAKHMGKKRIIAETGAGQHGVATATVAALFGMECEIFMGEEDAKRQYHNVQRMKMLGSSVRVVDKGSKTLKDAINEAMRDWSETYDYTFYLFGTAAGPHPFPRIVRYFQSVIGNETKKQILEQEGRLPDYVFACVGGGSNAIGIFSAFLNEPEVKLIGVEGAGEGVNTGKTAATLCSGSVGILHGAKTYVLQDEDGQILNTHSISAGLDYPGVGPEHAYLKEIGRVEYVGIEDEKAVEAFLLLCKLEGIIPALESSHAIAEVVRRARNGMFKKDDVVVINLSGRGDKDIATILQFWRED; this comes from the coding sequence ATGGATAGGTATTTTGGCAGGTTTGGTGGTATGTATGCGCCAGAGGTTTTGATGCCAGCACTGCTTCAGATAGAAAAAGAGTTTGAAAGGTTAATTGAAGACGAGAATTTTAAATCTGAATATGAGTTTTATCTCAAAAACTATGTTGGAAGACCATCTCCACTCTACTTTGCAAAGAATCTGAGTAAACACCTTGGTGTCAAGATATACCTAAAAAGAGAAGATCTGAACCACACAGGTGCTCATAAGATAAACAACTGTATAGGCCAGGCACTTTTAGCAAAGCACATGGGCAAAAAGAGAATCATCGCCGAAACAGGTGCGGGTCAGCACGGTGTTGCAACAGCTACCGTCGCAGCTCTTTTTGGCATGGAATGTGAGATATTCATGGGCGAAGAGGATGCAAAAAGGCAGTATCATAATGTGCAAAGAATGAAGATGCTTGGCAGCAGTGTCAGAGTAGTTGACAAAGGTAGCAAAACGTTAAAAGATGCTATAAACGAAGCAATGCGTGACTGGAGTGAGACATATGATTACACTTTTTATCTTTTTGGTACCGCTGCAGGACCACATCCTTTTCCAAGGATAGTAAGGTATTTTCAAAGTGTCATTGGCAATGAAACAAAAAAGCAAATATTAGAGCAAGAGGGAAGACTACCTGACTATGTTTTTGCATGTGTGGGTGGTGGGTCAAACGCAATTGGTATTTTTTCTGCCTTTTTAAATGAGCCTGAGGTAAAGCTGATAGGTGTTGAAGGTGCAGGCGAAGGTGTGAATACCGGAAAGACTGCTGCAACACTTTGCAGCGGCTCTGTTGGCATCCTTCATGGTGCAAAGACGTATGTACTGCAGGATGAAGATGGCCAGATTTTAAACACACATTCAATATCAGCAGGTCTTGACTATCCAGGGGTTGGTCCTGAACACGCTTACTTAAAAGAGATAGGAAGAGTTGAGTATGTGGGGATAGAAGATGAAAAGGCAGTAGAGGCATTTTTGCTTTTGTGTAAGCTGGAAGGGATTATTCCTGCTTTAGAGAGCTCTCATGCCATTGCAGAGGTTGTAAGAAGGGCAAGAAATGGTATGTTCAAAAAAGACGATGTGGTTGTTATAAATCTTTCTGGAAGAGGAGATAAGGATATTGCTACTATTTTACAGTTTTGGAGGGAAGATTAA
- the trpA gene encoding tryptophan synthase subunit alpha encodes MSLIDKKFEDLKSKGKKAFIGYTTFGYPTKEETLEYIKLIYSYVDVLELGFPFSDPIADGEVIQRASVKALKEGVKLDHLFYSIEKFKKDKPIAIMLYANTVYKRGIEKFFKDCKDFGADAVIIPDVSYEESAEFKDACRENGVHYIDLVSISSIERAKMIARTSKGFVYCVTRKGVTGFKGEIDKSIYELLSELKKVTSTPLAVGFGIKSKEDVLRFKDLADGIVIGSAIINKIDEGKENLVRFLETIRSVL; translated from the coding sequence GTGAGTTTGATTGATAAGAAATTTGAGGATCTAAAATCGAAGGGGAAAAAGGCATTTATTGGTTATACAACATTTGGCTATCCAACTAAGGAGGAAACTCTTGAGTATATAAAGCTTATCTATTCTTATGTAGATGTTTTGGAGCTTGGCTTTCCATTTTCTGATCCTATTGCAGATGGTGAGGTTATTCAAAGAGCGTCTGTTAAGGCCTTGAAAGAAGGTGTAAAATTAGACCATCTTTTTTATAGCATAGAAAAGTTTAAAAAGGACAAGCCCATTGCAATAATGCTTTATGCAAACACAGTTTACAAAAGGGGAATTGAAAAGTTTTTCAAAGACTGCAAAGACTTTGGTGCAGATGCAGTGATTATACCTGATGTTTCGTATGAAGAAAGCGCTGAGTTTAAGGATGCTTGCAGGGAAAATGGAGTGCATTATATTGACCTTGTATCTATAAGCTCAATTGAAAGAGCAAAAATGATTGCAAGAACTTCAAAAGGGTTTGTTTACTGTGTTACAAGAAAAGGTGTTACAGGCTTTAAAGGCGAAATTGACAAAAGCATTTATGAACTATTAAGTGAACTAAAAAAAGTTACTTCAACACCCCTGGCAGTAGGATTTGGAATCAAGAGCAAAGAAGATGTGCTGAGGTTTAAAGACTTAGCAGATGGCATTGTCATTGGAAGCGCTATTATAAATAAGATTGATGAGGGGAAGGAAAATTTGGTTAGATTCTTAGAAACAATTAGAAGTGTTTTATAG
- the argF gene encoding ornithine carbamoyltransferase — protein sequence MRHFLSLNDLTKDEILYLVDLACRLKSEAKRGFFFPYLKNKALGLIFTKASTRTRVSFEVGINQLGGYSLYLGKNDLQLGRGETIGDTAKVLSRYLDLIVIRTYAQSEVEEFAKYSSIPVINGLTDDYHPTQIIADFQTIFEEKGRLKDLKIAYVGDGNNVAATLLVGASKLGLDIAVATPKGYEIKKEVVDFAKDEAKRSGSNLIFTDNPKEAVKDADVVYTDTWVSMGQEEEKEKRIKDFEGYQVTQELMKLAKEDAIFLHCLPAYRGFEVTPEVIDGPQSKVFDEAENRLHAHKAIMVFVCLGRI from the coding sequence ATGAGACATTTTCTTTCCTTAAATGATTTGACAAAAGATGAGATACTGTACTTAGTTGACCTTGCTTGCAGGCTAAAAAGTGAAGCAAAAAGAGGCTTTTTCTTTCCTTACCTCAAAAATAAGGCTTTAGGCTTGATTTTTACTAAGGCTTCTACGCGAACAAGAGTATCATTTGAGGTAGGAATCAATCAGCTGGGTGGATACTCGCTTTATCTTGGCAAAAATGACTTGCAGCTTGGTCGCGGTGAGACAATAGGAGATACTGCAAAGGTTTTGTCAAGGTATCTTGATTTGATTGTAATTCGAACATATGCTCAAAGTGAGGTTGAAGAATTTGCAAAGTATTCTTCAATCCCTGTTATAAATGGTCTTACAGATGACTATCACCCAACTCAGATAATAGCTGATTTTCAGACAATCTTTGAGGAAAAAGGAAGACTAAAAGATTTGAAAATTGCCTACGTTGGCGATGGAAATAATGTTGCAGCAACACTTTTGGTAGGTGCAAGTAAACTTGGACTTGATATAGCAGTGGCAACACCAAAAGGATATGAAATAAAAAAAGAAGTTGTTGACTTTGCTAAAGATGAGGCAAAGAGAAGTGGTAGCAATCTTATATTTACCGACAATCCAAAAGAGGCTGTAAAAGATGCAGATGTTGTCTACACAGACACGTGGGTTTCGATGGGGCAAGAAGAGGAAAAAGAAAAGAGGATAAAAGATTTTGAAGGTTACCAGGTAACTCAAGAGCTAATGAAACTTGCAAAAGAGGATGCAATATTCTTGCACTGTCTTCCCGCTTATAGAGGTTTTGAAGTTACTCCTGAGGTTATTGACGGTCCTCAATCCAAAGTTTTTGATGAGGCCGAAAACAGGCTTCATGCTCACAAGGCTATTATGGTGTTTGTGTGTTTGGGAAGAATATGA
- the carB gene encoding carbamoyl-phosphate synthase (glutamine-hydrolyzing) large subunit produces the protein MPKREDIKKVLIIGSGPIVIGQAAEFDYSGTQACRALKEEGIEVVLVNSNPATIMTDTEIADRVYIEPISVDYIEEIIKKERPQGLLAGLGGQTALNMAFELAEAGVLDKYNVKLLGTSLETIKKAEDRELFKKTMLEIGEPVPKSIIAHNVEEALEFAKEVGYPVIVRPAYTLGGTGGGIAHNEEELKYIASKGLKLSLIHQVLIEQSVLGWKEIEYEVMRDSQDNCITVCNMENIDPVGIHTGDSIVVAPSQTLSDKEYQMLRSAAINIIRSLKIEGGCNVQFALNPNSMEYVVIEVNPRVSRSSALASKATGYPIARIAAKIAIGLTLDEIINPITQNTYASFEPSIDYVVVKVPRWPFDKFEKADRRLGTQMKSTGEVMAIGRTFEEAFLKAIDSLDVKINYQLGLKKFEEMKDDELLEYIKIPNDERVFAICEALARNYDPKFLSELSKIDLFFIQKFKNIVEVSKQLKKYDLDSLPYDLLKKAKRLGFGDSYIANLLKEDVDDVIEIREKCKLKPSFKMVDTCAGEFEAKTPYFYSTYESETDLQVSSNKKAIVIGSGPIRIGQGIEFDYCCVHSIFALKEEGVEAIIINNNPETVSTDFDTSDKLFFEPLTKECVLDIIKQEKPMGVIVQFGGQTAINMASYLAKNGVKILGTSMESIDIAEDRDKFLNLLKSLGIPYPQGGSAYNLEDAIKVAEQIGYPVLVRPSYVLGGRAMEIVYNRQELERYIKAAMEISIKHPILIDKYILGKEAEVDGISDGEDVLIPGIMEHIERAGVHSGDSMAVFPPHTLSERVKEKIVDYTIKLARSLKVVGLFNIQFVIDKDENVYVIEVNPRASRTVPILSKVTGIPMIKIATKLILGKKLKDLGYRTGLVKEPDFFAVKAPVFSFSKLSKVDAYLGPEMKSTGEVLGISKNLKVALYKAFVASNHKFVKEGSCFIMAPESERDSILQIIRKLYEINYRVYMPESMKNIVKGLNVQFIDEKIAEKMLMEDKFSFIINIPSKNSNYEFGFKMRRLSVEFGITTLTSIDTATYYVDVLTSLDELERDIYCLNDLFKGERMKQYETFSFLK, from the coding sequence ATGCCAAAGAGAGAAGATATAAAAAAGGTTTTAATCATTGGTTCAGGACCAATAGTAATTGGGCAGGCTGCTGAGTTTGACTATTCAGGGACTCAGGCCTGCCGTGCTTTAAAAGAAGAAGGGATAGAGGTTGTACTTGTCAACTCAAATCCAGCAACAATTATGACAGACACTGAAATAGCTGACAGAGTGTATATTGAGCCAATCTCTGTTGACTATATTGAAGAAATAATAAAAAAAGAAAGGCCACAGGGACTTTTGGCAGGACTTGGCGGACAGACTGCTTTAAACATGGCATTTGAATTAGCTGAAGCCGGTGTGCTTGATAAATACAATGTAAAACTATTGGGAACATCATTAGAAACAATCAAAAAAGCAGAAGACAGAGAGCTTTTCAAAAAGACAATGCTTGAGATAGGCGAGCCAGTACCCAAGAGTATCATTGCACATAATGTGGAAGAAGCTTTAGAATTTGCAAAAGAGGTTGGGTATCCTGTAATTGTCCGCCCTGCATATACTCTTGGTGGCACAGGTGGCGGAATCGCTCATAATGAAGAAGAACTCAAATATATCGCAAGTAAAGGTTTGAAACTTTCTCTAATTCATCAGGTTTTGATTGAGCAAAGCGTTCTTGGGTGGAAAGAAATAGAATACGAAGTGATGAGAGATAGTCAAGACAACTGTATTACTGTGTGCAACATGGAAAACATTGACCCAGTTGGAATTCACACAGGTGACAGTATTGTTGTTGCTCCATCCCAGACGCTCTCTGACAAAGAATATCAAATGCTGAGAAGCGCTGCAATAAATATTATCAGAAGTCTCAAAATTGAAGGTGGCTGCAATGTGCAGTTTGCCCTAAATCCAAACAGTATGGAATATGTTGTTATTGAAGTAAATCCAAGGGTGAGCCGTTCTTCTGCCTTAGCATCAAAAGCAACAGGTTACCCTATTGCTCGAATTGCAGCAAAGATTGCAATAGGTCTTACACTTGATGAGATAATAAATCCAATTACTCAAAACACATATGCAAGTTTTGAGCCTTCTATTGACTATGTAGTTGTAAAAGTTCCACGTTGGCCTTTTGACAAGTTTGAAAAAGCTGATAGAAGATTGGGAACACAAATGAAATCAACAGGCGAGGTAATGGCAATCGGAAGAACATTTGAAGAAGCATTTTTAAAAGCAATTGATTCATTAGATGTCAAAATAAATTACCAGCTTGGACTTAAAAAATTTGAGGAAATGAAAGATGATGAACTTTTGGAGTATATAAAAATCCCTAATGATGAAAGGGTATTTGCAATTTGTGAAGCACTGGCAAGAAACTATGATCCCAAATTTTTAAGTGAGCTTAGCAAAATTGATTTATTCTTTATACAAAAATTCAAAAATATTGTAGAGGTGTCAAAACAGCTTAAAAAGTATGACCTTGACTCTTTGCCCTACGACCTTTTAAAAAAGGCAAAAAGGCTTGGTTTTGGTGATTCTTATATTGCAAACCTTCTAAAAGAAGACGTAGATGATGTAATTGAAATAAGAGAAAAGTGTAAATTAAAACCTTCATTTAAAATGGTTGATACATGTGCGGGTGAGTTTGAGGCAAAAACTCCCTACTTTTACTCAACATATGAAAGTGAAACCGACCTTCAGGTTAGCTCAAACAAAAAAGCAATAGTTATTGGCTCTGGTCCTATTAGAATTGGGCAAGGCATTGAATTTGACTATTGCTGTGTGCATTCAATATTTGCACTCAAAGAAGAAGGTGTTGAGGCAATAATAATAAACAACAATCCTGAAACTGTTTCAACAGACTTTGACACATCTGACAAGCTCTTTTTTGAACCTCTTACAAAAGAGTGCGTACTTGATATTATAAAGCAAGAAAAACCTATGGGCGTAATTGTCCAGTTTGGGGGGCAGACAGCTATCAATATGGCTTCTTACCTTGCTAAAAATGGAGTAAAGATTTTAGGAACATCAATGGAAAGCATTGACATCGCTGAGGACAGAGACAAATTTTTGAATCTTTTAAAATCTCTTGGGATACCTTATCCCCAAGGCGGCTCTGCTTACAACTTAGAAGATGCAATAAAGGTGGCAGAGCAGATTGGCTATCCTGTTTTGGTAAGACCATCTTATGTACTTGGTGGAAGGGCAATGGAAATAGTCTATAACAGACAAGAACTTGAAAGGTACATTAAAGCAGCAATGGAAATTTCTATAAAACACCCTATTTTGATTGACAAATATATTCTTGGCAAAGAGGCAGAGGTTGATGGAATTTCTGATGGTGAAGACGTTTTAATCCCTGGTATTATGGAACACATTGAAAGAGCTGGTGTTCACTCAGGTGACAGTATGGCAGTCTTCCCTCCTCATACACTTTCAGAAAGGGTAAAAGAAAAGATTGTTGATTATACAATAAAACTTGCACGTAGCTTGAAAGTGGTTGGACTTTTCAATATCCAGTTTGTAATTGACAAGGATGAAAATGTATATGTCATCGAGGTAAATCCAAGAGCAAGCAGGACCGTGCCAATCTTGAGCAAAGTAACAGGAATTCCAATGATAAAGATTGCCACAAAATTGATACTCGGTAAAAAACTTAAAGATTTGGGATACAGAACTGGTCTTGTAAAAGAGCCTGACTTTTTCGCAGTAAAAGCACCTGTATTTTCATTCTCAAAACTCTCGAAAGTGGATGCGTATTTAGGACCAGAGATGAAATCAACAGGTGAAGTACTTGGAATTTCTAAAAATCTTAAGGTTGCTCTTTATAAAGCTTTTGTTGCATCCAATCATAAGTTTGTAAAAGAGGGTAGCTGTTTTATCATGGCACCTGAGAGCGAAAGAGATTCAATCTTACAAATTATAAGAAAATTATACGAAATAAATTATAGAGTATATATGCCTGAGAGTATGAAAAACATTGTAAAAGGTTTAAATGTTCAGTTTATAGACGAGAAAATTGCTGAAAAAATGCTAATGGAAGATAAATTTTCATTTATTATAAACATTCCATCAAAAAATTCAAATTACGAATTTGGATTTAAAATGCGAAGACTTTCTGTTGAGTTTGGCATCACTACCTTGACCTCAATAGATACAGCAACTTACTATGTAGACGTGCTGACATCACTTGATGAGCTTGAAAGGGATATCTACTGTTTAAATGACTTATTCAAAGGAGAAAGGATGAAGCAGTATGAGACATTTTCTTTCCTTAAATGA
- the carA gene encoding glutamine-hydrolyzing carbamoyl-phosphate synthase small subunit, whose amino-acid sequence MKKAILVLEDGLTFEGISLGAEGETIGEVVFNTCMTGYQEVLTDPSYNGQIVTMTYPLIGNYGINDEDVESYKPHVEGFIVREACKTPSNFRSKKTLDEYLKEHNIVAIEGVDTRAITEYIRNKGSMFGIISTETDNKELLLNKIAEYKNQKPHLVKEVSTKEMYRIKGNSKRVAVLDFGIKQNILRELSKRGLDLYVFPYNASLDEVMKVNPDGFVFSNGPGDPTDLEEIFDTLKSIISLKKPILGICLGHQLLGLCLGLKTYKLKFGHHGGNHPVKDLTTGKVYITSQNHNYAIEYKEYDKIKITHINVNDKTVEGFAHLDLPIVSVQYHPEASPGPHDSKYIFDQYTKLLNGV is encoded by the coding sequence ATGAAGAAAGCAATACTTGTTTTAGAAGATGGACTTACATTTGAAGGAATCTCACTTGGTGCAGAAGGTGAAACAATTGGTGAGGTTGTTTTCAATACATGTATGACAGGTTATCAAGAAGTGCTCACAGACCCTTCTTACAATGGTCAGATTGTCACAATGACTTATCCTTTAATAGGTAACTATGGCATAAACGATGAGGATGTTGAATCATACAAACCCCACGTTGAGGGTTTTATTGTAAGAGAAGCATGTAAAACACCTTCTAACTTTAGATCAAAAAAGACGTTAGACGAGTATCTAAAAGAGCACAACATAGTTGCAATTGAAGGAGTTGACACACGTGCAATTACAGAGTATATAAGAAACAAAGGTTCTATGTTTGGAATAATTTCAACAGAAACTGATAACAAAGAGCTTCTTTTGAATAAAATTGCAGAATATAAGAATCAAAAACCTCATTTAGTAAAAGAAGTCTCAACTAAAGAAATGTATAGAATAAAAGGAAATAGCAAGAGGGTTGCCGTCCTTGACTTTGGAATAAAGCAGAATATATTAAGAGAGCTGTCAAAAAGAGGACTTGATCTGTATGTTTTTCCATACAATGCTTCACTTGATGAAGTAATGAAAGTAAATCCAGATGGATTTGTATTTTCAAACGGCCCGGGTGATCCAACTGATCTTGAAGAAATATTTGATACTCTAAAAAGTATTATAAGCCTCAAAAAGCCTATCCTTGGAATATGTTTAGGACATCAGCTTTTGGGCCTTTGTTTAGGACTTAAGACATATAAGCTAAAATTTGGTCACCATGGTGGAAATCATCCCGTAAAAGATTTAACAACTGGCAAAGTCTACATTACCTCACAAAATCACAACTATGCAATTGAGTACAAAGAATATGACAAAATAAAGATAACCCATATAAATGTCAATGACAAAACTGTTGAAGGATTTGCTCATTTAGACCTTCCAATTGTTTCTGTTCAATACCACCCTGAGGCAAGCCCTGGTCCACATGATTCAAAATACATCTTTGACCAATATACAAAGCTTTTGAATGGAGTGTAG